The proteins below are encoded in one region of Streptomyces roseirectus:
- the sufU gene encoding Fe-S cluster assembly sulfur transfer protein SufU yields MKLDSMYQEVILDHYKNPHGRGLRDGDAEVHHVNPTCGDEITLRVKYDGTTIEDVSYEGQGCSISQASASVLNELLVGKDLADAQKIQETFLELMQSKGRIEPDDAMEEVLEDAVAFAGVSKYPARVKCALLSWMAWKDATAQALAERESA; encoded by the coding sequence GTGAAGCTGGATTCCATGTACCAGGAAGTCATCCTGGACCACTACAAGAACCCGCACGGGCGTGGTCTGAGGGACGGCGACGCCGAGGTGCACCACGTGAACCCGACGTGCGGCGACGAGATCACGCTCCGTGTGAAGTACGACGGCACGACGATCGAGGACGTCTCGTACGAGGGCCAGGGCTGCTCGATCAGCCAGGCCAGCGCCTCCGTCCTCAACGAACTGCTGGTCGGCAAGGACCTGGCCGACGCGCAGAAGATCCAGGAGACCTTCCTGGAGCTGATGCAGTCCAAGGGCCGGATCGAGCCGGACGACGCGATGGAGGAGGTGCTGGAGGACGCGGTCGCGTTCGCCGGCGTCTCCAAGTACCCGGCGCGCGTCAAGTGCGCCCTGCTGAGCTGGATGGCGTGGAAGGACGCGACGGCGCAGGCCCTCGCGGAAAGGGAGTCGGCATGA
- a CDS encoding DMT family transporter, whose protein sequence is MGYLLLAGAILAEVIATTAMKYSDGFSKLWPSLLTGLGYVASFALLAQTLRSVPIGTAYAIWAGVGTATIAAIGLMLFGEGLGVAKVVGILLIVAGVVVLNLGGAH, encoded by the coding sequence ATGGGATACCTTCTGCTCGCCGGCGCGATCCTCGCCGAGGTGATCGCCACCACCGCCATGAAGTACAGCGACGGATTCAGCAAGTTGTGGCCCTCACTGCTGACCGGGCTCGGCTATGTCGCGTCGTTCGCGCTGCTCGCGCAGACCCTGCGGAGCGTGCCGATCGGGACGGCGTACGCGATCTGGGCGGGGGTGGGGACGGCGACGATCGCGGCGATCGGGCTCATGCTGTTCGGGGAGGGGCTGGGGGTCGCCAAGGTCGTCGGGATTCTGTTGATCGTGGCGGGAGTCGTCGTGCTGAACCTGGGCGGGGCGCACTGA
- a CDS encoding metal-sulfur cluster assembly factor, with protein MTETVEMKPASEDEVREALYDVVDPELGIDVVNLGLIYGIHIDDANIATIDMTLTSAACPLTDVIEDQAKSATDGLVNELRINWVWMPPWGPDKITDDGRDQLRALGFNV; from the coding sequence ATGACCGAGACGGTGGAGATGAAGCCGGCGTCCGAGGACGAGGTCCGTGAGGCGCTGTACGACGTCGTCGACCCCGAGTTGGGTATCGACGTCGTCAACCTGGGGCTGATCTACGGCATTCACATCGACGACGCGAACATCGCGACGATCGACATGACCCTGACGTCGGCGGCCTGTCCGCTGACGGACGTCATCGAGGACCAGGCCAAGTCCGCCACGGACGGTCTCGTCAACGAGTTGCGCATCAACTGGGTCTGGATGCCGCCGTGGGGTCCGGACAAGATCACGGACGACGGGCGGGATCAGCTGCGGGCGTTGGGGTTCAACGTCTGA
- a CDS encoding non-heme iron oxygenase ferredoxin subunit, which translates to MTFQRACGLSELTEDTPLRVELDGTPVSVVRTEGEVFAIHDICSHANVSLSEGEVEDCQIECWLHGSAFDLRTGKPSGLPATRPVPVYPVKIEGDDVLVSLTQES; encoded by the coding sequence ATGACGTTCCAACGCGCCTGTGGGCTGAGCGAGCTGACGGAGGACACCCCCCTGCGGGTGGAACTCGACGGCACGCCGGTCTCGGTCGTGCGGACCGAGGGGGAGGTGTTCGCGATCCACGACATCTGCTCGCACGCGAACGTCTCGCTCTCCGAGGGCGAGGTGGAGGACTGCCAGATCGAGTGCTGGCTCCACGGCTCCGCCTTCGACCTGCGCACCGGCAAGCCGTCCGGCCTCCCCGCGACGCGCCCCGTCCCCGTATACCCCGTAAAGATCGAAGGGGACGACGTGCTCGTCTCCCTCACCCAGGAGTCCTGA
- a CDS encoding cysteine desulfurase — translation MTQLPGLLDTEAIRKDFPILDRLVHEDRKLVYLDNAATSQKPRQVLDALSEYYERYNANVHRGVHVLAEEATALYEGARDKVAEFINAPSRDEVIFTKNASESLNLVANMLGWADEPYRVDAETEIVITEMEHHSNIVPWQLLSQRTGAKLKWFGLTDDGRLDLSNIDQIITEKTKIVSFVLVSNILGTLNPVEAIVRRAQEVGALVCVDASQAAPHMPLDVQALQADFVAFTGHKMCGPTGIGVLWGRQELLEDLPPFLGGGEMIETVSMHSSTYAPAPHKFEAGTPPIAQAVGLGAAIDYLDSIGMDKILAHEHALTEYAVQRLSAVPDLRIIGPETAEDRGAAISFTLGDIHPHDVGQVLDEQGIAVRVGHHCARPVCLRYGIPATTRASFYLYSTPAEIDALVDGLEHVRNFFG, via the coding sequence GTGACACAGTTGCCGGGCCTCCTCGACACAGAGGCGATCCGCAAGGACTTCCCGATCCTGGACCGGCTGGTCCACGAGGACCGGAAGCTCGTGTATCTGGACAACGCGGCGACCTCGCAGAAGCCGCGCCAGGTGCTGGACGCCCTGAGCGAGTACTACGAGCGCTACAACGCCAACGTCCATCGCGGTGTGCACGTGCTCGCCGAGGAGGCCACGGCGCTGTACGAGGGCGCGCGTGACAAGGTGGCGGAGTTCATCAACGCCCCCTCGCGGGACGAGGTGATCTTCACCAAGAACGCCTCGGAGTCGCTGAACCTCGTCGCGAACATGCTGGGCTGGGCCGACGAGCCCTACCGGGTGGACGCCGAGACCGAGATCGTCATCACGGAGATGGAGCACCACTCCAACATCGTGCCGTGGCAGCTGCTGTCGCAGCGGACGGGCGCGAAGCTGAAGTGGTTCGGGCTGACGGACGACGGTCGGCTCGATCTGTCGAACATTGATCAGATCATCACGGAGAAGACGAAGATCGTCTCCTTCGTGCTGGTCTCGAACATCCTCGGCACGCTCAACCCCGTCGAGGCGATCGTGCGCCGGGCGCAGGAGGTCGGCGCGCTGGTCTGCGTCGACGCCTCGCAGGCCGCGCCGCACATGCCGCTGGACGTGCAGGCGCTCCAGGCCGACTTCGTCGCCTTCACCGGGCACAAGATGTGCGGTCCGACCGGCATCGGCGTGCTCTGGGGCCGGCAGGAACTCCTGGAGGACCTGCCGCCGTTCCTCGGTGGCGGCGAGATGATCGAGACCGTGTCGATGCACTCGTCGACGTACGCGCCGGCGCCGCACAAGTTCGAGGCGGGGACGCCGCCGATCGCGCAGGCGGTGGGGCTGGGCGCGGCGATCGACTATCTCGACTCGATCGGCATGGACAAGATCCTGGCGCACGAGCACGCACTGACGGAGTACGCGGTCCAGCGGCTCTCGGCGGTGCCTGATCTGCGGATCATCGGTCCGGAGACGGCCGAGGACCGGGGTGCCGCGATCTCCTTCACGCTCGGCGACATCCACCCGCACGACGTGGGCCAGGTGTTGGACGAGCAGGGCATCGCCGTCCGGGTCGGCCACCACTGCGCCCGGCCTGTCTGCCTGCGGTACGGAATTCCTGCGACCACGCGAGCGTCGTTCTATCTGTACTCCACGCCGGCCGAGATCGACGCACTGGTCGACGGCCTGGAGCACGTACGGAACTTCTTCGGCTGA
- the sufC gene encoding Fe-S cluster assembly ATPase SufC, which translates to MATLEIRDLHVTVEADNATKEILKGVDLTVKQGETHAIMGPNGSGKSTLAYSLAGHPKYTITGGTVLLDGEDVLEMSVDERARAGLFLAMQYPVEVPGVSVSNFLRTSATAIRGEAPKLRTWVKEVKEAMERLSMDPSFAERNVNEGFSGGEKKRHEILQLELLKPKVAILDETDSGLDVDALRIVSEGVNRVRETGEVGTLLITHYTRILRYIKPDHVHVFSGGRIVESGGAELADKLENEGYEAYTKGGPVSGANSKGEVE; encoded by the coding sequence ATGGCAACGCTTGAAATCCGAGACCTGCACGTCACCGTCGAGGCCGACAACGCCACGAAGGAGATCCTCAAGGGCGTCGACCTGACCGTGAAGCAGGGCGAGACGCACGCCATCATGGGCCCCAACGGCTCCGGCAAGTCCACCCTCGCGTACTCCCTCGCCGGTCACCCCAAGTACACGATCACCGGCGGCACCGTCCTGCTCGACGGCGAGGACGTCCTGGAGATGTCCGTCGACGAACGCGCCCGCGCGGGCCTGTTCCTCGCGATGCAGTACCCGGTCGAGGTCCCGGGGGTGTCTGTGTCGAACTTCCTGCGGACGTCCGCCACCGCGATCCGCGGCGAGGCCCCCAAGCTGCGCACCTGGGTCAAGGAGGTCAAGGAGGCCATGGAGCGGCTGTCCATGGACCCCTCCTTCGCCGAGCGCAACGTCAACGAGGGCTTCTCCGGCGGTGAGAAGAAGCGCCACGAGATCCTTCAGCTCGAACTGCTCAAGCCGAAGGTCGCGATCCTCGACGAGACGGACTCCGGCCTCGACGTCGACGCGCTGCGCATCGTCTCCGAGGGCGTCAACCGCGTCCGCGAGACCGGCGAGGTCGGCACCCTGCTGATCACGCACTACACGCGCATCCTGCGCTACATCAAGCCCGACCACGTCCACGTCTTCTCCGGCGGTCGCATCGTCGAGTCCGGCGGCGCCGAGCTCGCCGACAAGCTGGAGAACGAGGGCTACGAGGCGTACACGAAGGGCGGCCCCGTGAGCGGAGCGAACTCAAAGGGGGAAGTCGAGTGA
- a CDS encoding AbfB domain-containing protein: MPFKKSRPAQQSSWENGWAPDTSRAPGTRRLWLAGALVLATVTACVTAITVMDQEKDAAAEAKQADTRSAKEAGPGLISFATPTPTDHASPAGGKGERRDPAPSGSPTPSTHPSASPSPRGDDGKDTTGGTGGKDTGATTPTPAAPPPAKPPARPATNPYDRSISAVNYPDRYWHVSDGLVKLDAPRGSESREDSTFTVVPGLAKNSCYSFKTHDGTYLRHRNFVLRAERNDGSSLFRQDATFCAGYGGSDAVLLTSVNYPNHALRHRNFQLRLDPWGYNTTNRDDFYFHVTTPLS, from the coding sequence ATGCCATTCAAGAAGTCCCGGCCCGCTCAGCAGAGTTCGTGGGAGAACGGCTGGGCCCCGGACACCTCGCGGGCCCCCGGCACCCGGCGTCTGTGGCTGGCCGGCGCCCTCGTCCTGGCCACGGTGACGGCCTGTGTCACGGCGATCACGGTCATGGACCAGGAGAAGGACGCCGCCGCCGAGGCGAAGCAGGCCGACACCCGGTCCGCCAAGGAGGCCGGCCCCGGCCTGATCTCGTTCGCCACCCCGACCCCGACGGACCACGCGTCCCCGGCCGGCGGCAAGGGCGAGCGGCGAGACCCCGCCCCCTCGGGCTCCCCCACCCCGTCCACCCACCCCTCGGCCTCACCGAGCCCGCGAGGCGACGACGGCAAGGACACGACCGGCGGCACCGGCGGCAAGGACACCGGGGCCACCACCCCCACCCCGGCCGCACCGCCCCCGGCCAAGCCCCCGGCGCGGCCCGCCACCAACCCCTACGACCGCTCGATCAGCGCGGTCAACTACCCCGACCGCTACTGGCACGTCAGCGACGGCCTCGTGAAGCTCGACGCCCCGCGCGGCTCGGAGTCCCGCGAGGACTCCACCTTCACGGTCGTCCCCGGCCTCGCGAAGAACTCCTGCTACTCCTTCAAGACACACGACGGCACCTACCTCCGCCACCGCAACTTCGTCCTGCGCGCCGAACGCAACGACGGCTCCTCCCTGTTCCGCCAGGACGCCACCTTCTGCGCCGGCTACGGCGGGTCCGACGCCGTCCTCCTCACCTCGGTCAACTACCCCAACCACGCCCTGCGCCACCGCAACTTCCAGCTCCGCCTGGACCCCTGGGGCTACAACACCACCAACCGCGACGACTTCTACTTCCACGTGACGACGCCCCTGAGCTGA
- a CDS encoding TetR/AcrR family transcriptional regulator has translation MGRRYDPERRQRIIDAAMRVVREKGLDGLSHRSVAAEADVPLGSTTYHFVTLDELMVAALRQANDRFGDLLAAEVESWEPGGDVAGSLARLLGEWLQGDSGRVELEYELYFAAVRRPALKVVAAEWAERARELLASRMDGVTARGVVALIDGICLQVLLTGEGYDEGAAREVFGRVIRG, from the coding sequence ATGGGGCGGCGGTACGACCCCGAGCGGCGGCAGCGGATCATCGACGCGGCGATGCGGGTCGTGCGCGAGAAGGGGCTCGACGGGCTCAGTCACCGCAGCGTCGCGGCCGAGGCGGATGTGCCGCTCGGGTCCACGACGTACCACTTCGTGACGCTGGACGAGCTGATGGTGGCGGCGCTGCGGCAGGCCAACGATCGGTTCGGCGACCTGCTCGCGGCGGAGGTGGAGTCGTGGGAGCCGGGGGGTGATGTCGCCGGGAGCCTCGCGCGGTTGCTCGGGGAGTGGCTTCAAGGGGACTCGGGGCGGGTGGAGTTGGAGTACGAGCTGTACTTCGCGGCTGTGCGCAGGCCCGCGTTGAAGGTGGTGGCCGCTGAATGGGCCGAGCGCGCGCGGGAGTTGCTGGCTTCGCGGATGGACGGGGTGACGGCTCGGGGAGTGGTGGCGTTGATCGACGGGATCTGTCTTCAGGTGCTGCTGACGGGGGAGGGGTATGACGAGGGGGCGGCTCGGGAGGTGTTCGGGAGGGTGATACGGGGGTGA